In Halapricum desulfuricans, a single window of DNA contains:
- a CDS encoding tubulin/FtsZ family protein, with protein MKLAMIGFGQAGGKIVEKFLEYDDRTGSGIVRSAVAVNTAKADLLGLERVPEENRVLIGQTRVKGHGVGADNELGAEIAEEDIDEVQSVIDNIPVHEIDAFLIIAGLGGGTGSGGSPVLAKHLKRIYTEPVYGLGILPSSDEGGIYTLNAARSFQTFVREVDNLLVFDNDAWRKTGESMESGYEEINDEIVKRFGILFGAGEVGAQGEVAESVVDSSEIVNTLDTGGVSTVGYAAEEVTDDSGGGLLSRFKSDGTSDNMDAANTTNRITSLVRKAALGRLTLPCEINGAERALLVLSGPPAELNRKGIERGRKWLEEQTGSMEVRGGDYPVSDSSYVASVILLSGVHNVPRIKELQQVAIEAQENIDEIRAESEENLEQLVEDDEDELDPLF; from the coding sequence ATGAAGCTCGCGATGATCGGCTTCGGGCAGGCCGGCGGGAAGATCGTCGAGAAGTTCCTAGAGTACGACGATCGGACGGGCAGCGGGATCGTCCGCTCGGCCGTGGCAGTCAACACGGCGAAAGCCGACCTGCTCGGGCTCGAACGCGTTCCAGAGGAAAACAGGGTATTGATCGGCCAGACGCGCGTGAAAGGTCACGGCGTCGGCGCGGACAACGAACTCGGCGCGGAGATCGCCGAGGAGGACATCGACGAGGTCCAGAGCGTCATCGACAACATCCCGGTCCACGAGATCGACGCGTTCCTCATCATCGCCGGACTCGGCGGCGGGACCGGATCGGGCGGCTCACCGGTCCTGGCGAAACACCTCAAGCGGATCTACACCGAGCCGGTGTACGGGCTGGGCATCCTGCCCTCCAGCGACGAGGGTGGGATCTACACGCTCAACGCCGCACGGTCCTTCCAGACGTTCGTCCGCGAGGTGGACAACCTGCTGGTGTTCGACAACGACGCCTGGCGCAAGACCGGCGAATCGATGGAGTCCGGCTACGAGGAGATCAACGACGAGATCGTCAAGCGGTTCGGAATTCTCTTCGGTGCGGGCGAGGTCGGCGCCCAGGGCGAGGTCGCGGAGAGCGTCGTCGACTCCAGCGAGATCGTCAACACGCTCGACACCGGCGGCGTCTCGACGGTCGGGTACGCCGCCGAGGAAGTGACCGACGACTCCGGCGGCGGACTGCTCTCGCGGTTCAAAAGCGACGGCACAAGCGACAACATGGACGCAGCCAACACCACAAACCGGATCACGTCGCTGGTCCGGAAAGCCGCGCTCGGTCGACTGACGCTACCCTGTGAGATCAACGGGGCCGAGCGCGCGTTGCTCGTGCTGTCGGGGCCCCCAGCCGAGCTCAACCGGAAGGGCATCGAGCGGGGGCGCAAGTGGCTCGAAGAGCAGACCGGCAGCATGGAGGTCCGGGGCGGCGACTATCCCGTCTCCGACTCCTCGTACGTGGCGAGTGTCATCCTGCTGTCGGGCGTCCACAACGTGCCCCGGATCAAGGAACTCCAGCAGGTGGCCATCGAGGCCCAGGAGAACATCGACGAGATCCGCGCAGAAAGCGAAGAAAACTTAGAGCAATTGGTCGAAGACGATGAAGATGAACTCGATCCTCTCTTCTAA